In Fibrobacter sp. UWB2, the following are encoded in one genomic region:
- the rplC gene encoding 50S ribosomal protein L3: MNGILAKKLGMTQVFTEQGECVPVTVLEAGPCVVVCHKTEEKDGYTAVQIGFGLKKEQRANKAEVGHFKKADVAVREHLAEFDVADLESWPVGKEFGAADFADAKTVNVSGISKGHGFSGTIKRHGFHSGPRSHGTHNMREPGGTSAHSYPGRVFPGKRMAGQYGNKKVTVKHLQVVKVDGDRNLIFVRGAVPGPKNSIIVVRKD; this comes from the coding sequence ATGAACGGTATTCTCGCAAAGAAATTGGGAATGACCCAAGTGTTCACGGAACAGGGCGAATGCGTCCCTGTCACGGTTCTCGAAGCCGGTCCGTGCGTGGTCGTTTGCCATAAGACAGAAGAGAAGGACGGCTACACTGCTGTCCAGATCGGCTTTGGTCTCAAGAAGGAACAGCGCGCCAATAAGGCAGAAGTCGGCCATTTCAAGAAGGCTGACGTGGCTGTTCGTGAACACCTCGCTGAATTTGATGTCGCTGATCTCGAATCCTGGCCGGTTGGCAAGGAATTCGGCGCTGCCGACTTCGCTGATGCAAAGACTGTGAACGTCTCTGGCATCTCCAAGGGTCATGGTTTCTCTGGCACTATCAAGCGCCACGGTTTCCATAGCGGTCCTCGTTCCCATGGTACGCACAATATGCGCGAACCGGGTGGTACGTCCGCTCACTCCTATCCGGGTCGTGTTTTCCCGGGTAAGCGTATGGCTGGTCAATACGGCAACAAGAAAGTGACCGTGAAGCACCTCCAGGTCGTCAAAGTTGATGGCGACCGCAACCTGATCTTCGTCCGTGGCGCTGTCCCGGGCCCGAAGAACAGCATCATCGTGGTGAGGAAAGACTAA
- the rplW gene encoding 50S ribosomal protein L23, which produces MKEIREILVAPHVTEETMKNMVNKRNDVHKYVFKVAMDASKEDIKAAIEKRFEVKVAKVNTLINRGKIKRVRMVAGKKPNWKKAYITLKAGQKIAEFEGV; this is translated from the coding sequence ATGAAAGAAATTCGCGAAATCCTCGTTGCTCCGCACGTTACCGAAGAAACCATGAAGAACATGGTGAACAAGCGTAACGACGTGCACAAGTACGTGTTCAAGGTCGCCATGGACGCTTCTAAGGAAGACATCAAGGCTGCTATCGAAAAGCGCTTTGAAGTCAAGGTCGCTAAGGTCAACACTTTGATCAACCGCGGCAAGATCAAGCGCGTCCGTATGGTCGCTGGCAAGAAACCGAACTGGAAGAAGGCCTACATCACATTGAAGGCCGGGCAAAAGATTGCCGAGTTTGAAGGAGTATAA
- a CDS encoding glycosyl hydrolase family 5: MKYPLLRSLLTLGALALACSCSDDKSPNSGESSFVPCEDAWYLKDYGLLMYQDLKVTDLSGNEVGKLVPVQGTLVAIVKDLSGNTIIPQVDLATTPVLTGDPTKCNANPKPQPSTAISSCIDAWYLAATKNYLLYADLTVTDEAGTQVGTIVASTGSSLVNIVDLSGKPIINNIDLNSLTLIHGDNVRYKILEPAFHLKDATGDYVIYQNTVVTMPDGTPIGYADFATNSIKYIDQVTVLTTTSNILTLPILTPGGKCVDYAGVVASSSSTNPVYSSSSVYNPPNPNSSSATPKSSSSKPKSSSSAPPPSSSSAPVTNQCPTIKTKGGGGSGWATRYWDCCKPHCSWPEHAHGNYSKQCTNKGKTENTNWGDGSICSGGSQMTCTSQIPFTIDGCTEMAFAFAAVPAANGGQCGKCFQLTFTGTGKYSNDANIKRLKGKKLIIMATNVGGDVQQGQFDIMIPGGGVGIFNGCSSMGWGSQGAQYGGLLSDCETETKYAAGKYKSCLTEKCNKSFANDEQARKGCLFLADWMGAAGNPEHNYVEVECPQVLKDKY; this comes from the coding sequence ATGAAATACCCCCTTTTGAGGTCCCTGCTTACGCTTGGGGCACTCGCTTTGGCTTGTTCGTGTTCAGATGACAAATCGCCCAACAGTGGTGAGTCTTCTTTTGTACCCTGTGAAGACGCCTGGTACCTGAAAGATTACGGTCTTTTGATGTATCAGGATTTGAAAGTCACTGATCTTAGCGGAAATGAAGTCGGTAAGCTAGTCCCTGTTCAGGGAACTCTGGTTGCCATCGTCAAGGACTTGTCCGGCAACACCATCATCCCCCAAGTTGATCTTGCTACAACTCCGGTCCTCACGGGTGACCCGACAAAGTGCAACGCCAACCCTAAGCCGCAGCCAAGCACAGCCATTTCGTCCTGCATTGACGCTTGGTACTTAGCGGCCACCAAGAACTATCTCCTTTATGCAGACCTCACGGTGACCGATGAAGCCGGCACGCAGGTCGGCACAATCGTCGCATCCACGGGTTCTTCCCTCGTCAATATAGTTGACCTGTCCGGCAAGCCGATTATCAACAACATCGACCTCAATTCGCTCACGCTTATCCACGGCGACAATGTCCGCTACAAGATTTTGGAACCGGCCTTCCACCTGAAGGATGCAACCGGCGACTATGTGATTTACCAGAACACGGTCGTCACCATGCCGGACGGCACCCCCATTGGCTACGCCGACTTTGCAACAAACTCCATCAAGTACATCGACCAGGTCACAGTTCTCACTACGACCTCGAACATCCTTACGCTCCCGATCCTCACGCCGGGCGGAAAATGCGTAGACTACGCCGGTGTAGTCGCCTCCTCGTCGAGCACCAACCCGGTTTACAGCAGCTCTTCTGTATATAACCCGCCTAACCCGAACAGCAGCAGTGCAACACCGAAGAGCAGTTCTTCCAAGCCGAAGAGCAGCAGCTCCGCTCCTCCTCCGAGCAGCAGTTCCGCTCCTGTCACGAACCAGTGCCCGACTATCAAGACTAAGGGCGGTGGCGGTTCTGGTTGGGCTACCCGTTACTGGGACTGCTGCAAGCCTCACTGCTCCTGGCCAGAACACGCACACGGCAACTACTCCAAGCAGTGCACCAACAAGGGCAAGACCGAAAACACAAACTGGGGCGACGGTAGTATCTGCAGCGGCGGTTCCCAGATGACCTGCACAAGCCAGATTCCGTTCACGATTGACGGTTGCACCGAAATGGCATTCGCATTCGCGGCAGTTCCGGCAGCAAACGGCGGTCAGTGCGGTAAGTGCTTCCAGCTCACCTTCACCGGTACCGGCAAGTATTCTAACGACGCAAACATCAAGAGACTCAAAGGCAAGAAGCTCATCATCATGGCAACAAACGTTGGTGGCGACGTTCAGCAGGGACAGTTCGACATCATGATCCCGGGTGGTGGCGTCGGTATATTCAACGGATGCTCTAGCATGGGCTGGGGCAGCCAGGGCGCTCAATACGGCGGTCTCCTTTCTGATTGCGAAACCGAAACGAAGTACGCCGCAGGCAAATACAAGAGCTGCCTCACCGAAAAGTGCAACAAGTCCTTCGCCAACGACGAACAGGCAAGAAAGGGATGCCTCTTCCTCGCCGACTGGATGGGCGCAGCAGGCAACCCGGAACACAACTACGTCGAAGTGGAATGCCCGCAGGTCCTCAAGGACAAGTACTAA
- the rplB gene encoding 50S ribosomal protein L2, whose protein sequence is MGLKSYRPITPTLRYKQIGDRKELSAVKPYKPLTEGIKRSSGRNNAGEITSRRRGGGHKKLYRIIDFKRQFAGLSCTVETIEYDPNRTARIALVKYENGKRAYIIAPAEIKVGDVLNAGEGAEFRVGNAIPLRDIPLNTIIHNIEMKPGKGAQIARSAGAGAELVAKDGKLCQVKLPSGEVRYIPEDCLATVGQVSNIDHMNESSGSAGRSRWLGKRPAVRGVVMNPVDHPLGGGEGRTSGGRHPCSPWGKNSKGAKTRNNKRTDKFIVRHRQKRA, encoded by the coding sequence ATGGGTCTGAAATCTTATCGCCCGATTACCCCGACACTGCGTTACAAGCAGATTGGTGACCGCAAGGAACTCTCTGCTGTAAAGCCGTACAAGCCGCTTACCGAAGGTATCAAGCGTAGCTCCGGCCGTAACAATGCTGGTGAAATTACCTCCCGTCGTCGTGGTGGTGGTCACAAGAAACTGTATCGTATCATCGACTTCAAGCGTCAGTTTGCCGGTCTCTCCTGCACTGTCGAAACGATCGAATACGATCCGAACCGTACCGCTCGCATCGCTCTCGTCAAGTACGAAAACGGCAAGCGCGCATACATCATCGCTCCGGCCGAAATCAAGGTTGGCGATGTGCTGAACGCTGGTGAAGGTGCTGAATTCCGCGTAGGTAACGCAATTCCTCTCCGCGACATTCCGCTCAACACCATTATCCACAACATCGAAATGAAGCCGGGCAAGGGTGCCCAGATTGCTCGTTCCGCTGGTGCCGGTGCAGAACTGGTTGCTAAGGACGGCAAGCTCTGCCAGGTCAAGCTTCCGAGTGGCGAAGTCCGCTACATCCCGGAAGACTGCCTCGCTACCGTTGGCCAGGTTTCCAATATCGATCACATGAATGAATCCTCGGGTTCTGCAGGCCGCTCTCGCTGGCTCGGCAAGCGCCCGGCCGTCCGTGGTGTCGTTATGAACCCGGTCGATCACCCCCTTGGTGGTGGTGAAGGTCGTACCTCTGGTGGTCGTCATCCGTGCTCTCCTTGGGGTAAGAACTCTAAGGGTGCAAAAACTCGTAACAACAAGCGTACTGATAAGTTCATCGTACGTCATCGTCAGAAGAGGGCCTAA
- the rpsJ gene encoding 30S ribosomal protein S10, with protein sequence MAGERIRIRLKSFDHRMIDRSAQDIVNTAKNTGARIAGPIPLPTKIQKYTVLRSPHIDKTSREQFESRTHKRLIDILDATPQTVDSLMKLDLPAGVEVEIKV encoded by the coding sequence ATGGCTGGTGAACGCATCCGTATTCGCTTGAAGAGCTTCGATCATCGTATGATCGACCGCTCTGCTCAAGATATCGTGAATACAGCTAAGAACACTGGGGCTCGTATTGCAGGCCCCATCCCTCTCCCGACGAAGATCCAGAAGTATACGGTGCTCCGCTCTCCGCATATTGACAAGACTTCTCGTGAACAGTTCGAATCCCGTACGCACAAGCGTCTTATCGACATCCTTGATGCTACGCCGCAAACTGTAGATTCCCTCATGAAACTTGACTTGCCGGCAGGCGTTGAAGTCGAAATTAAGGTCTAA
- the tuf gene encoding elongation factor Tu translates to MAKEHFDRSKPHCNIGTIGHVDHGKTTLTAAICTTLAAKGLAAAKRFDEIDNAPEEKARGITINTSHVEYTTANRHYAHVDCPGHADYVKNMVTGAAQMDGAILVVAATDGPMPQTREHILLAHQVGVPKIVVFMNKCDMVDDAEILDLVEMEVRELLSKYDFDGDNTPIIRGSALKALEGDPEYQDKVMELMNACDEYIPLPQRDTDKPFLMPIEDVFTITGRGTVATGRIERGVVRLNDKVERIGLGETTEYVITGVEMFRKLLDDAQAGDNVGLLLRGAEKKDIVRGMVLAAPKSVTPHTEFKAEIYVLTKDEGGRHTPFMNGYRPQFYFRTTDVTGTIQLPEGVEMVTPGDTVTIHVNLIAPIAMEKQLRFAIREGGRTVGAGSVTEIIK, encoded by the coding sequence ATGGCAAAAGAACATTTTGACAGAAGCAAGCCGCACTGCAACATTGGCACCATCGGCCACGTTGACCACGGTAAAACCACTTTGACCGCTGCAATCTGCACCACCCTTGCTGCTAAGGGTCTTGCCGCTGCAAAGCGTTTCGACGAAATCGACAACGCTCCGGAAGAAAAGGCTCGTGGTATCACGATTAACACCTCTCACGTGGAATACACCACTGCAAACCGTCACTACGCACACGTCGACTGCCCGGGGCATGCTGACTATGTGAAGAACATGGTGACTGGTGCTGCTCAGATGGACGGCGCTATCCTCGTCGTTGCTGCTACTGACGGCCCGATGCCGCAGACTCGCGAACACATCCTTCTCGCTCACCAGGTTGGCGTGCCGAAGATCGTCGTGTTCATGAACAAGTGCGACATGGTTGACGATGCCGAAATTCTCGACCTCGTCGAAATGGAAGTTCGCGAACTTCTGTCCAAGTATGACTTTGACGGTGACAACACCCCGATTATCCGCGGTTCTGCACTCAAGGCTCTTGAAGGCGATCCGGAATACCAGGACAAGGTCATGGAACTCATGAACGCTTGCGACGAATACATCCCGCTCCCGCAGCGCGATACCGACAAGCCGTTCCTCATGCCGATCGAAGACGTGTTCACGATTACTGGCCGCGGCACTGTCGCTACTGGCCGTATCGAACGCGGTGTCGTTCGCTTGAACGACAAGGTTGAACGTATCGGTCTCGGTGAAACCACCGAATACGTCATCACCGGTGTTGAAATGTTCCGCAAGCTTCTCGACGACGCTCAGGCAGGTGACAACGTTGGTCTCCTCCTCCGTGGCGCTGAAAAGAAGGACATCGTCCGTGGCATGGTTCTCGCCGCTCCGAAGTCTGTCACTCCGCACACCGAATTCAAGGCTGAAATCTACGTTCTCACTAAGGACGAAGGTGGCCGCCACACGCCGTTCATGAACGGCTACCGTCCTCAGTTCTACTTCCGCACCACCGACGTTACCGGCACGATTCAGCTCCCGGAAGGCGTCGAAATGGTTACCCCGGGTGATACGGTCACGATCCACGTGAACCTCATCGCTCCGATCGCCATGGAAAAGCAGCTCCGCTTCGCTATCCGCGAAGGTGGACGTACTGTTGGTGCTGGCTCTGTTACCGAAATCATCAAGTAA
- the rplD gene encoding 50S ribosomal protein L4 → MASAKLFAATGDFKNDIQLPALFDQEVNKVCMYLHIKAILNNNRQGTAQTKSKGEVSGGGQKPWKQKGTGRARSGQNTSAVWVRGAKAHGPKSHDYFEKVNKKVKKIAFYSALASKASEGKVSVFEALSFSAPKTKDLLSVLAKSGIEQRNVLFIVSEKDQNLYLSSNNIPWCRCARVADVNTYDVVRANNVVISQAALAELEGGR, encoded by the coding sequence ATGGCTAGTGCAAAGCTTTTCGCCGCTACTGGCGATTTTAAGAATGATATCCAGCTCCCGGCTCTCTTCGACCAGGAAGTCAACAAGGTCTGCATGTACCTCCACATCAAGGCTATCCTGAATAACAATCGTCAGGGTACTGCTCAGACTAAGTCCAAGGGCGAAGTCAGTGGCGGTGGCCAGAAGCCGTGGAAGCAGAAGGGTACCGGCCGCGCTCGTTCCGGTCAGAACACCTCTGCAGTTTGGGTTCGTGGTGCTAAGGCACACGGTCCGAAGTCTCATGACTACTTCGAAAAGGTGAACAAGAAGGTCAAGAAGATCGCTTTCTACTCCGCTCTCGCCTCCAAGGCTAGCGAAGGAAAGGTCTCCGTGTTCGAAGCTCTCAGCTTCAGCGCTCCGAAGACCAAGGATCTCCTCTCTGTTCTCGCCAAGTCCGGCATCGAACAGCGCAACGTTCTCTTCATCGTTAGCGAAAAGGATCAGAACCTCTATCTTTCCTCTAACAACATTCCTTGGTGCCGCTGCGCTCGCGTAGCTGACGTCAACACTTACGATGTTGTTCGTGCAAATAACGTTGTCATCTCTCAGGCTGCTCTCGCAGAACTTGAAGGAGGCCGCTAA
- the rpsS gene encoding 30S ribosomal protein S19: MSRSLKKGAFVDSHVLSKAQAMAGSDKKQAIKTWSRRSTIVPDMVGLTFSVYNGKQFLPVYVTENMVGHKLGEFSMTRTFRGHRKTETAGGKK; encoded by the coding sequence ATGTCTAGATCCCTTAAGAAAGGTGCGTTCGTGGATTCCCACGTTCTCAGCAAGGCCCAGGCGATGGCCGGTTCCGACAAGAAACAGGCTATCAAGACCTGGTCCCGTCGTTCCACAATCGTCCCGGATATGGTCGGACTCACGTTCTCCGTCTATAACGGCAAGCAGTTCCTTCCGGTTTATGTCACCGAAAACATGGTTGGCCATAAGCTCGGCGAATTCTCCATGACCCGTACTTTCCGCGGTCACCGCAAGACTGAAACTGCTGGAGGCAAGAAATAA